One part of the Desulfovibrio sp. genome encodes these proteins:
- a CDS encoding sel1 repeat family protein, whose protein sequence is MRASISADTGRGPGNGIIEIFDAGSVSDPDFTLLRASDGKCLGPRGWQESETLLTPDAWDNDGGSLRLAVGPAVVDEVDNLDAYRISLRGVGSCALAVKSLVYSHIAGGHGMGAATPVAPAPQPAPLVSQPEPVLESPEPPLAFDESQQPVPPQEPPLEMNTQQPEKSGGKGMLVALIVLALVAAGAAAWWFLLREPEKAPLPTPPAQTQNTDKPQTPGQTQPKPADDPQQGADAAKPAATPLASAREQLRGQALPDVSLAMAKPLRKADATPEESDAAFLLLEDAAQKGDAESMFLVGQFYDPASTLPRGSIPADLTQAKRWYDQAAQKGQPQAKTSLDKLKEYARGLEAKGDAEARSLLQNWQ, encoded by the coding sequence ATGCGTGCCAGCATTTCAGCCGATACCGGGCGTGGCCCGGGCAATGGCATCATAGAGATATTTGACGCGGGCAGTGTGAGCGATCCCGATTTTACCCTGCTGCGCGCCTCTGACGGCAAATGCCTTGGCCCTCGTGGTTGGCAGGAAAGTGAAACCCTGCTCACCCCTGACGCTTGGGATAACGACGGCGGCAGTCTGCGTCTGGCCGTGGGCCCGGCAGTGGTTGACGAGGTGGACAACCTCGACGCCTACCGCATCAGTCTGCGTGGCGTGGGTAGTTGCGCGCTGGCCGTGAAATCGCTTGTGTATTCGCACATTGCGGGCGGGCACGGCATGGGCGCTGCAACTCCTGTTGCCCCGGCCCCTCAGCCTGCGCCCCTTGTGTCGCAGCCAGAACCAGTGCTGGAATCGCCAGAGCCGCCTCTTGCCTTTGACGAGTCGCAACAGCCTGTGCCTCCGCAGGAACCACCGCTTGAAATGAACACCCAGCAGCCAGAAAAATCTGGCGGTAAGGGTATGCTTGTGGCGTTGATTGTGCTGGCGCTCGTTGCCGCAGGCGCAGCCGCGTGGTGGTTTTTACTGCGTGAGCCCGAAAAAGCTCCCCTGCCCACTCCCCCGGCGCAGACCCAGAATACGGATAAACCGCAAACTCCCGGGCAGACCCAGCCAAAACCGGCTGATGATCCCCAGCAGGGGGCCGATGCGGCCAAGCCTGCGGCTACCCCCCTTGCCTCTGCCCGCGAACAATTGCGCGGTCAGGCCCTGCCCGATGTGAGTCTGGCCATGGCCAAACCCCTGCGCAAGGCCGATGCCACGCCGGAAGAAAGCGACGCCGCCTTTTTGCTGCTTGAAGACGCAGCACAAAAGGGCGATGCCGAATCCATGTTTCTTGTGGGCCAGTTTTACGACCCTGCCAGCACCCTGCCGCGCGGCAGTATTCCCGCCGATCTTACCCAGGCCAAGCGCTGGTATGATCAAGCGGCGCAAAAGGGGCAACCTCAGGCCAAGACCTCACTCGACAAACTGAAGGAATACGCCCGTGGACTTGAAGCCAAGGGTGATGCCGAGGCCCGCTCACTGTTGCAAAACTGGCAGTAA
- a CDS encoding vWA domain-containing protein, with product MHSMPLVRRCCLVLLLALGLGICMADSFSAASAAPLLQQGKKTLFQRVVSHPGAALLAEPKADGAVVRKSVVPFTVMYVFDRKDGWVQVGASTAQPEGWMEAAKTTDWNQSLTLLFTPRTGRDPVLFFKTETGLNELCAAPDMEKRLDALEAQAATLRQSKEPAPETMPILASEPADAQGAVSEKRFYLMPILDMKDPFDGVKFLRVASIDPGNSKGKDGKNGPPKTGIALVIDTTISMKPYIDQSLNVVRQIYDKIEKDHMAENVGFAVVAFRSSTKAVPGLEYTTEVVSDFATAKDRKSLEEKLSKVQEAKVSSHDFNEDSLAGVYKAVEALNWSDYSSRLILLISDAGPLKSGDKYASVSMGPSEVNDFARQKGIWITALHIKSPGGSANHAYAEQSYRALSKLSGNRSNYLVVAAPTPAKGAEQFAAITKTLGTGMVDMVKNTAEGKVMTKPKDEKPQTASAEDQAANLAATLGYAMQLEYLGKTRENAAPSVVNSWIADMDLNQLAKSRQTPSVEVAVLLTKNQLNDLSTQLKTIIDNAERTKKTDARDFFQGVLSASTRMARDPNMPTQGKNLAELGVLSEFLDGLPYKSDVMLLREEDWYRMSVGEQTAFINRLKSRLARYEEYDRDRANWESFGQSNPGDWVYRVPLSMLP from the coding sequence ATGCATTCCATGCCTCTTGTTCGACGTTGCTGCCTTGTGTTGTTGCTGGCGCTGGGCCTCGGCATTTGCATGGCTGACAGTTTTTCTGCTGCGTCTGCCGCCCCCCTGCTGCAACAGGGCAAAAAAACACTTTTTCAGCGTGTGGTCAGCCATCCGGGAGCGGCATTGCTTGCCGAACCAAAGGCGGATGGGGCCGTAGTGCGCAAAAGCGTTGTGCCCTTCACGGTCATGTATGTGTTTGACCGCAAGGATGGCTGGGTTCAAGTTGGCGCTTCTACCGCCCAACCCGAAGGCTGGATGGAAGCCGCAAAAACAACGGACTGGAACCAGTCGCTCACCCTGCTCTTCACGCCACGCACGGGCCGCGATCCGGTGCTGTTTTTCAAGACTGAAACAGGCCTGAACGAACTGTGCGCCGCACCCGACATGGAAAAAAGGCTCGATGCGCTGGAAGCGCAGGCTGCAACCCTGCGGCAGAGCAAGGAACCCGCGCCTGAAACCATGCCCATTCTTGCCAGCGAACCGGCTGACGCCCAGGGTGCTGTTTCTGAAAAGCGTTTTTATCTCATGCCCATTCTGGACATGAAGGATCCGTTTGATGGTGTGAAATTTCTGCGCGTGGCCTCCATCGACCCCGGCAACTCCAAGGGCAAGGACGGCAAAAACGGCCCGCCCAAAACCGGTATCGCCCTTGTCATCGACACCACCATTTCCATGAAGCCCTACATTGACCAGAGCCTCAACGTGGTACGCCAGATATACGACAAGATTGAAAAAGACCACATGGCCGAAAACGTGGGCTTTGCAGTTGTGGCCTTTCGCAGCAGTACCAAGGCCGTGCCCGGTCTGGAATACACCACAGAGGTGGTCAGCGATTTTGCTACCGCAAAAGACCGCAAGAGCCTTGAAGAAAAGCTTTCAAAGGTGCAGGAAGCCAAGGTTTCGAGCCATGATTTTAACGAGGATTCGCTGGCTGGCGTGTACAAGGCCGTTGAGGCCCTCAACTGGAGCGACTATTCCTCGCGGCTTATTCTGCTGATCTCTGATGCGGGCCCGCTTAAAAGCGGAGACAAATACGCCTCTGTAAGCATGGGCCCCAGTGAAGTAAACGACTTTGCCCGTCAGAAAGGCATCTGGATTACGGCCCTGCACATTAAAAGCCCTGGCGGCAGCGCCAACCACGCCTATGCGGAGCAGAGCTACCGCGCTCTGAGCAAGCTTTCTGGCAATCGTTCAAACTACCTTGTGGTCGCAGCGCCCACGCCAGCCAAGGGCGCGGAGCAGTTTGCCGCCATTACCAAGACCCTGGGCACCGGCATGGTGGACATGGTCAAGAACACTGCCGAAGGCAAGGTTATGACCAAGCCCAAGGACGAAAAGCCCCAAACGGCTTCGGCCGAAGATCAGGCTGCCAATCTGGCCGCGACTCTCGGCTATGCCATGCAGCTGGAATATCTGGGCAAAACACGTGAGAATGCCGCCCCCTCAGTGGTCAATTCGTGGATTGCCGACATGGATCTGAACCAGCTCGCCAAAAGCAGGCAAACCCCCAGCGTGGAAGTGGCCGTGCTGCTGACCAAAAACCAGCTCAACGACCTGAGCACCCAGCTCAAGACCATCATCGACAATGCCGAGCGCACCAAAAAGACCGATGCGCGCGACTTTTTCCAGGGTGTGCTTTCTGCCTCCACCCGCATGGCCCGCGACCCCAATATGCCCACACAGGGCAAAAATCTGGCCGAGCTTGGCGTGCTTTCCGAATTTCTGGATGGCCTGCCCTACAAGAGCGACGTCATGCTGCTGCGTGAGGAAGACTGGTACCGCATGAGCGTGGGTGAGCAGACGGCCTTTATCAACCGTCTTAAATCGCGCCTTGCCCGTTACGAAGAATATGACCGCGACCGCGCCAACTGGGAAAGTTTTGGTCAGTCCAACCCGGGCGACTGGGTGTACCGCGTGCCGTTGAGCATGCTGCCCTAA
- a CDS encoding ABC transporter ATP-binding protein: MPDMVFSLRNIGKTRPGNEGFRLRIEQLNVARGSLLALVGPSGCGKSTALDMLACALSPDMTPEGFALPHQHTASQGTLPTAASASTSFVFSPTSGAPTDIMAAWRHGGTDALALLRLHHLGYVLQTGGLLPFLSARENIVLRCKSLGILPQRQDAVATVVDRLGIGHLLGQYPATLSVGERQRVAIAAALAHGPSVVLADEPTAALDPGHAANVLRLFAELARQLGITVVMVTHNLDQARQAGFALAQVQVGQDAGGSVSVLRWSGEAA; the protein is encoded by the coding sequence ATGCCAGACATGGTTTTTTCGCTGCGCAATATTGGCAAAACACGCCCCGGCAACGAGGGCTTTCGCCTGCGCATTGAGCAGCTGAACGTGGCGCGGGGCAGCCTGCTTGCCCTTGTAGGCCCCAGCGGCTGCGGCAAAAGCACGGCGCTCGACATGCTGGCCTGCGCCCTCAGCCCCGATATGACGCCAGAGGGTTTTGCCCTGCCGCACCAACACACAGCTTCCCAGGGTACGCTGCCCACAGCGGCCAGTGCCTCTACCAGTTTTGTATTTTCCCCTACTTCTGGCGCTCCCACCGATATAATGGCCGCATGGAGGCACGGCGGCACAGATGCTCTGGCCTTGCTGCGCCTGCACCATCTGGGGTATGTGCTGCAAACAGGCGGCCTTTTGCCCTTTTTATCCGCGCGCGAAAACATCGTGCTGCGCTGCAAAAGCCTGGGAATTTTGCCCCAGCGGCAGGATGCAGTGGCAACTGTTGTGGACAGGCTTGGCATCGGTCATCTGCTTGGGCAGTATCCTGCCACACTTTCTGTAGGCGAACGCCAGCGTGTAGCCATTGCAGCGGCACTGGCACACGGGCCTTCTGTTGTACTGGCAGACGAGCCCACAGCCGCCCTCGACCCTGGCCACGCTGCCAACGTGCTGCGCCTTTTTGCCGAGTTGGCCCGCCAGCTGGGCATTACGGTGGTGATGGTCACGCATAACCTTGACCAGGCACGGCAGGCCGGTTTTGCTCTGGCGCAGGTGCAGGTTGGTCAGGATGCTGGCGGCAGCGTATCCGTGTTGCGCTGGTCCGGGGAGGCTGCCTGA
- a CDS encoding FtsX-like permease family protein: MAKTFSTILRLAGKDYWHEFLLSACAVLGLAAVLTPLMVLYGVKFGVVQTLTERLRNDPRNLEISPVVSGRYTPEYLAQLAAHPDVAFVLPRTRSIAATMDLSVNEARPETNTEANGRILLVASLEPTAAGDPLLLRFGAAAPLMPQNPAAEAIGVTLSAPAAEKLHVKQGDTLNGKVERRFQGKVQTARVALRVAAVLPLAAQQKDVAYVPLPLMEATEDYRDGRAVPELGAQNGWTGEPRPQEPRVYPGFRLYARNLEDVMPLRHAFATQKLDVYTRAEEIEQVTALARALNMIFALICAATAIGFLASTASSVLASIKRKQRILGLLRLNGFTTGRLVLFPLTQSLLTALLGTALAAGVYGVAALVINTLFRASVSGLEQVCLLLPQHFLITFAAVAGLALLAALGPALRAARIEPSEVIREI, from the coding sequence ATGGCAAAGACCTTTTCAACCATCTTGCGTCTGGCTGGCAAGGATTACTGGCACGAATTTCTGCTTTCCGCCTGCGCCGTACTTGGTCTGGCTGCCGTGCTCACCCCCCTGATGGTGCTCTATGGCGTAAAGTTTGGCGTGGTGCAAACCCTTACCGAACGCCTGCGCAACGACCCCCGCAATCTGGAAATTTCCCCCGTGGTTAGCGGCAGGTACACGCCGGAATATCTGGCGCAACTGGCCGCTCACCCCGATGTAGCCTTTGTGCTGCCCCGCACACGCTCCATTGCCGCCACTATGGATCTGAGCGTCAATGAGGCCCGCCCCGAAACCAATACCGAGGCCAATGGCCGCATCCTGCTGGTTGCCTCGCTTGAACCCACGGCGGCGGGCGACCCCCTGCTGCTGCGGTTTGGCGCTGCGGCCCCTCTTATGCCGCAAAATCCCGCTGCTGAAGCCATTGGCGTAACGCTTTCTGCCCCTGCGGCAGAGAAGCTGCACGTCAAACAAGGCGACACCCTTAACGGAAAGGTTGAACGTCGTTTTCAGGGCAAGGTGCAGACAGCCCGTGTAGCCCTGCGCGTGGCGGCAGTACTGCCTCTGGCCGCCCAGCAGAAGGATGTGGCCTATGTGCCCCTGCCTCTTATGGAAGCCACAGAAGACTACCGCGATGGACGCGCCGTCCCCGAACTTGGCGCGCAAAACGGCTGGACAGGCGAACCGCGCCCGCAAGAGCCCCGCGTTTACCCCGGTTTTCGCCTTTACGCCCGAAATCTTGAAGACGTCATGCCTTTGCGCCATGCTTTTGCAACGCAAAAGCTTGATGTGTACACACGTGCGGAAGAAATAGAGCAGGTCACGGCCCTTGCCCGCGCCCTCAACATGATTTTTGCCCTTATTTGCGCAGCTACGGCCATTGGCTTTCTGGCTTCTACAGCCAGCAGCGTGCTGGCAAGCATCAAGCGCAAACAGCGCATTCTTGGCCTGCTGCGGCTCAACGGTTTTACCACGGGCAGGCTTGTGCTTTTTCCACTGACGCAGTCGCTGCTTACGGCCCTTTTGGGTACGGCATTGGCCGCCGGGGTGTACGGAGTAGCTGCACTTGTCATCAATACCCTGTTCCGTGCCAGTGTGAGCGGTTTGGAGCAGGTGTGCCTGCTGCTGCCCCAACACTTTTTGATCACCTTTGCAGCTGTTGCCGGGCTTGCCCTGCTGGCTGCCCTTGGCCCCGCCCTGCGGGCGGCCCGCATTGAACCCTCGGAGGTTATCCGTGAAATATAA
- a CDS encoding SUMF1/EgtB/PvdO family nonheme iron enzyme yields MKYNVRSRFRAPVLLRGLAATMCCALLLGLSLAPCASSPALAALARKADVNTADAFNPRPSDTDIILPMPCGLSMVFKLVAVPAKGLLWDMPMRPGVDDSSHQDRAYYDRRFNTALSGTFTLDDLPAAWRKMAPQGQNFFYLVAKYEVSNLQWHAIMDNTCPDTAQPGAEAARPATDISWYDAVDFTRRYTTWLLQNAPDSLPRFAGDQRNVGFVRLPTETEWEYAARGGQTAGSQLLLQENFFALQPGESKADYAVYRPEQGPRAEGMANIGSRKPNPLGIYDTAGNAAEMVLDTFRFSMAGRLHGSAGGFVRKGGSFLSSDAEIMPGRREETPFFLADGPAHARDLGFRPVISGINTPGGDRPQELTAEWNKAGEKLAPLADGQAARNPLEELDRLLAAAPDETSRKNLQELRNTIKENNIMLERQKQMEAQSLLRTGVYMIETIRNYSSRRNSLKTQMESMERDKATAKGAELEKLKKILDTAQRGLVMLDTSLDKSLTFYRSKVEESALLAPEVLAAANESLVKDFSGADPFNENMHKNLELYRLHIDMLRKNKVLSRETMQKEILERRFQ; encoded by the coding sequence GTGAAATATAACGTGCGCTCCCGTTTTCGCGCCCCAGTGCTGCTGCGAGGCCTTGCCGCCACCATGTGCTGCGCCCTGTTACTCGGGCTGTCGCTCGCCCCCTGCGCATCCAGCCCCGCGCTGGCCGCTCTGGCCCGCAAGGCCGATGTAAACACGGCTGATGCCTTTAATCCCAGGCCTTCAGATACAGACATCATACTACCCATGCCCTGCGGCCTGAGCATGGTTTTCAAACTGGTGGCTGTGCCCGCCAAGGGTCTGCTGTGGGACATGCCCATGCGCCCCGGCGTGGATGACAGTTCACACCAGGACAGGGCCTACTACGACCGCCGTTTCAATACTGCCCTTTCTGGTACCTTTACGCTCGACGACCTGCCCGCAGCGTGGCGCAAGATGGCTCCGCAGGGGCAGAACTTTTTTTACCTTGTGGCAAAGTATGAGGTCAGTAACCTGCAGTGGCACGCCATAATGGACAATACCTGTCCCGACACTGCCCAGCCGGGCGCAGAGGCAGCCCGCCCCGCTACCGACATAAGCTGGTACGATGCAGTGGACTTTACCCGCCGCTATACCACATGGCTGTTGCAAAACGCGCCCGATTCGCTGCCCCGCTTTGCCGGTGACCAGCGCAACGTGGGCTTTGTGCGCCTGCCTACAGAAACAGAATGGGAATATGCGGCCCGTGGCGGCCAGACGGCTGGCAGCCAGCTGTTGCTGCAGGAAAACTTTTTTGCCCTGCAACCCGGTGAAAGCAAGGCCGACTACGCCGTGTACCGGCCCGAACAGGGCCCTCGCGCAGAGGGCATGGCCAACATAGGCTCTCGTAAACCCAATCCGCTGGGTATTTACGACACTGCGGGCAATGCAGCTGAAATGGTGCTGGACACCTTCCGTTTTTCCATGGCTGGACGGCTGCACGGTTCTGCGGGCGGTTTTGTGCGCAAGGGCGGCTCGTTTCTTTCCAGCGATGCCGAAATCATGCCTGGCCGCAGGGAAGAAACACCCTTCTTTCTCGCAGATGGCCCGGCTCACGCCCGCGACCTGGGTTTTAGACCTGTAATATCGGGTATCAATACCCCCGGTGGTGACCGGCCACAGGAACTGACCGCCGAATGGAACAAGGCCGGTGAAAAACTGGCTCCTCTGGCCGATGGCCAGGCGGCCCGCAATCCTCTGGAGGAACTCGACCGGCTGCTTGCAGCCGCGCCGGACGAAACATCGCGCAAGAATCTTCAGGAATTGCGTAATACCATCAAAGAAAACAATATCATGCTTGAGCGCCAAAAGCAGATGGAAGCGCAATCGCTGCTGCGTACCGGCGTGTATATGATCGAAACCATCCGCAACTATTCAAGTAGGCGTAACAGTTTAAAAACACAGATGGAAAGTATGGAGCGTGACAAAGCCACCGCCAAGGGCGCAGAGCTTGAAAAGCTTAAGAAGATATTAGATACTGCCCAACGAGGACTTGTCATGCTGGATACAAGCCTGGACAAATCCCTCACCTTCTACCGCAGCAAAGTGGAAGAAAGCGCTTTGCTCGCTCCTGAGGTGCTGGCTGCAGCCAACGAATCCCTCGTCAAGGATTTCAGCGGTGCGGACCCGTTCAATGAAAACATGCATAAAAACCTCGAGCTGTATCGGCTTCACATAGATATGTTGCGTAAAAACAAGGTATTATCTCGTGAAACCATGCAGAAGGAAATTCTGGAACGTCGGTTTCAGTAG